One genomic segment of Pleurodeles waltl isolate 20211129_DDA unplaced genomic scaffold, aPleWal1.hap1.20221129 scaffold_275, whole genome shotgun sequence includes these proteins:
- the GADD45G gene encoding growth arrest and DNA damage-inducible protein GADD45 gamma has product MLVDFVFGGSRIVMTLEEVHGQDTPVESSADRMQIAGKALHELLVSAQRQTCLTVGVYESAKVMNVDPDNVTFCVLAADEEDEGDIALQIHFTLIQAFCCENDINIVRLNDTQKLAAILGSGDEADEPKDLHCILITNPGEDAFKDPALDKLSLFCEESRNFNDWVPSIALPE; this is encoded by the exons ATGCTTGTGGATTTTGTTTTTGGTGGCTCACGGATTGTCATGACTCTGGAAGAGGTTCACGGACAGGACACCCCCGTGGAGAGCAGCGCTGACAG AATGCAGATCGCCGGCAAAGCGCTGCACGAGCTGCTGGTCTCCGCTCAGAGGCAGACCTGCCTGACCGTTGGTGTCTACGAGTCGGCCAAAGTCATGAATGT TGACCCAGACAACGTCACATTCTGTGTACTGGCGGCCGACGAGGAGGACGAGGGCGACATCGCCCTGCAGATCCACTTCACTCTCATCCAAGCCTTCTGCTGCGAGAACGACATCAACATTGTGCGGCTGAATGACACCCAGAAGCTGGCAGCCATCCTGGGGTCAGGGGACGAGGCCGACGAGCCCAaggacctgcactgcatcctcatcacg AATCCCGGCGAGGATGCCTTCAAAGACCCCGCCTTGGACAAGCTCAGCCTGTTCTGCGAGGAAAGTCGTAACTTCAACGACTGGGTGCCCTCCATCGcgctgccagagtga